In a single window of the Sediminicoccus sp. KRV36 genome:
- a CDS encoding chemotaxis protein CheW yields the protein MDDLLADFLTETNEGLASLDAALLQLERNPANGSVLSEVFRTVHTIKGTCGFLGLPRLEAVAHAAENVLGLWRDGTLPVTQAGITLILSAADRFKQIIAGLEATGREPAGDDAPLKAALAAAASGEAALPAIEAVADAASMPEPQAEATPGSSNAPQTIRVAVDVLEDLMVLVSELVLTRNQLMQLARAEENAAFAVPLQRLSQITSDLQDGVMKTRMQPIGNAWAKLPRLVRDLSNDLGKRIELEMRGAETELDRQVMELIKDPLTHMVRNSADHGLETPEQRRAAGKKETGRILLNAFHEGGHIVLEIGDDGRGLNTDRIKAKVVAQGLATEAELATMSEREIHRFIFRAGFSTAAEVTSVSGRGVGMDVVKTNIERIGGMVDLTSREHRGTTFSIKIPLTLAIAAALIVEAGGERFAIPQAGVLELVRVGGGDGPKVERIKDAAVLRLRDQLLPLVPLKHVLRLETAEGPAESEGFVVVTQIAGQLFGIVVDRVFDTEEIVVKPVAPILRHITMFSGNTILGDGSVIMILDPNGIARATGLGMEGTAEGSGMQEATAAARRSERNTALLLFRAGPGAPKAVPLGLVARLENLDAARIERTGESLVVQYRGTLMPLVPLDGYMNLPESGHQPVLVFGDGDRAMGLMVEEILDVVDVPLEMDGAGLRPGFLGSCVVAGKVTDLLDTSYWLKQGQADWFEPPVVIGTKPRVLVAEDSDFFRNLIVPAIMAAGYDVTTVNNGRDALRLRDAGERFDLIISDIHMPELDGFGLARAVREGGAWAELPMIALSSASSPVDVERGRAAGFSDYIAKFDRDALLASLQHCLQPLLAR from the coding sequence ATGGACGACCTGCTCGCCGATTTCCTGACCGAGACCAATGAAGGTCTGGCCAGCCTGGATGCCGCCCTGCTGCAGCTGGAACGCAACCCGGCCAATGGCAGCGTCCTCTCGGAGGTGTTCCGCACCGTCCATACCATCAAGGGAACCTGCGGCTTCCTCGGCCTGCCCCGCCTGGAGGCCGTGGCCCATGCGGCCGAGAATGTGCTGGGTCTCTGGCGCGATGGCACGCTGCCGGTCACGCAGGCCGGCATCACGCTGATCCTCTCGGCGGCGGATCGCTTCAAGCAGATCATCGCCGGGCTCGAAGCCACGGGCAGAGAGCCGGCCGGCGATGACGCGCCGCTGAAGGCGGCCCTGGCCGCCGCCGCCTCGGGCGAGGCGGCCCTGCCCGCCATCGAGGCCGTGGCCGACGCCGCCTCCATGCCCGAACCCCAGGCCGAGGCTACGCCCGGCAGCAGCAATGCGCCCCAGACCATCCGCGTGGCGGTGGATGTGCTGGAGGATCTCATGGTCCTCGTCAGTGAGCTGGTCCTGACGCGAAACCAGCTCATGCAGCTCGCCCGCGCCGAGGAGAATGCAGCCTTCGCCGTGCCCTTGCAGCGCCTCTCGCAAATCACCTCGGATCTGCAGGATGGCGTGATGAAGACGCGCATGCAGCCCATCGGCAATGCCTGGGCCAAGCTGCCGCGCCTGGTGCGGGACCTCAGCAATGATCTCGGCAAGCGGATCGAGCTGGAAATGCGCGGTGCCGAGACCGAGCTCGACCGCCAGGTGATGGAGCTCATCAAGGACCCGCTGACCCATATGGTGCGCAACAGCGCCGATCACGGGCTGGAGACGCCCGAGCAGCGGCGTGCCGCCGGCAAGAAGGAAACCGGCCGCATCCTGCTCAACGCCTTCCATGAGGGCGGCCATATCGTGCTGGAAATCGGCGATGACGGGCGCGGGCTGAACACCGATCGCATCAAGGCGAAAGTGGTGGCCCAGGGCCTTGCCACCGAGGCCGAGCTCGCCACCATGAGCGAGCGGGAGATCCATCGCTTCATCTTCCGCGCCGGCTTCTCCACTGCGGCCGAGGTCACTTCCGTTTCCGGCCGCGGCGTGGGGATGGATGTGGTGAAGACCAATATCGAGCGCATCGGCGGCATGGTGGACCTCACCTCCCGCGAGCATCGCGGGACGACCTTCAGCATCAAGATTCCCCTCACGCTGGCCATTGCCGCAGCCCTGATCGTAGAGGCGGGCGGCGAGCGCTTTGCCATCCCGCAGGCCGGCGTGCTGGAGCTGGTGCGCGTCGGTGGTGGCGATGGTCCCAAGGTGGAGCGCATCAAGGATGCGGCGGTGCTGCGCCTGCGCGACCAGCTCCTGCCGCTGGTTCCGCTGAAGCATGTGCTGCGGCTGGAGACGGCGGAGGGCCCTGCGGAATCGGAGGGCTTCGTGGTCGTCACGCAGATCGCGGGGCAGCTCTTTGGCATTGTGGTGGATCGCGTCTTCGACACGGAGGAGATCGTGGTGAAGCCCGTCGCCCCCATTCTGCGGCACATCACGATGTTCTCGGGCAACACCATCCTGGGTGATGGCAGCGTGATCATGATCCTGGATCCCAACGGCATCGCGCGCGCCACCGGCCTTGGCATGGAAGGCACGGCCGAGGGCAGCGGCATGCAGGAGGCGACGGCGGCGGCCCGTCGCAGTGAGCGCAACACGGCGCTGCTGCTGTTCCGCGCCGGCCCGGGCGCACCCAAGGCGGTGCCGCTCGGCCTCGTCGCGCGGTTGGAGAATCTCGATGCCGCGCGGATCGAGCGCACGGGGGAGAGCCTCGTGGTGCAGTATCGCGGCACGCTGATGCCGCTGGTGCCGCTCGATGGCTACATGAACCTGCCGGAATCCGGACATCAGCCCGTGCTGGTCTTTGGCGATGGCGATCGCGCCATGGGGCTGATGGTGGAGGAAATCCTCGATGTGGTGGATGTGCCGCTGGAAATGGATGGCGCCGGCCTGCGTCCCGGCTTCCTGGGCAGCTGCGTCGTTGCCGGCAAGGTCACGGATCTGCTGGACACCAGCTACTGGCTGAAGCAGGGCCAGGCGGATTGGTTCGAGCCCCCCGTGGTGATCGGCACCAAGCCGCGCGTCCTTGTGGCCGAGGACAGTGATTTCTTCCGCAACCTGATCGTGCCCGCGATCATGGCCGCCGGCTACGACGTCACCACGGTGAATAACGGCCGCGACGCGCTGCGCCTGCGCGATGCGGGTGAGCGCTTCGACCTCATCATCTCCGATATCCACATGCCCGAGCTGGACGGCTTCGGCCTGGCTCGCGCCGTGCGCGAGGGCGGCGCCTGGGCGGAATTGCCGATGATCGCACTCTCCAGCGCCTCCTCGCCGGTGGATGTGGAGCGCGGCCGCGCGGCCGGCTTCAGCGACTACATCGCCAAATTCGACCGGGACGCGCTGCTCGCCAGCCTGCAGCACTGCCTGCAGCCCCTTCTCGCCCGCTGA
- a CDS encoding histidine phosphotransferase family protein, translated as MFPSSRLAELLASRIFHDLGSPVASITALLPQGTDPAAHTILMETATELRARMKLFSAAFGGGDELAWQDLGTLLLGAPMAHRVRFDMPSAPGILPPGRVRLMLSAALLAAEALPRGGVVRIAQDQSWRVTFLPEGRDAAWSPTFMDLMADGSPEQALAEGPRRVLAPWVVAQALAEGAELSFALGAGPSLPPLLIAPSA; from the coding sequence ATGTTCCCCTCCTCCCGCCTTGCGGAATTGCTGGCTTCGCGAATTTTCCATGATCTGGGTTCGCCCGTGGCCAGCATCACCGCCCTGCTGCCCCAGGGCACGGACCCCGCGGCGCACACCATCCTCATGGAAACCGCGACGGAATTGCGGGCCCGGATGAAGCTCTTTTCCGCCGCCTTCGGTGGTGGGGATGAGCTGGCCTGGCAGGATCTGGGCACACTTCTCCTCGGCGCGCCCATGGCGCACCGCGTCCGCTTCGACATGCCGTCAGCCCCGGGTATCCTGCCCCCGGGCCGGGTCCGGCTGATGCTCTCAGCCGCGCTGCTCGCGGCCGAGGCCCTGCCACGCGGCGGTGTGGTGCGCATCGCCCAGGACCAATCCTGGCGGGTGACCTTCCTGCCCGAAGGGCGCGATGCTGCCTGGTCCCCCACCTTCATGGATCTGATGGCGGATGGCAGCCCGGAACAGGCGCTGGCCGAGGGCCCGCGCCGGGTGCTGGCACCCTGGGTCGTGGCCCAGGCCCTGGCCGAGGGGGCGGAGCTGAGCTTTGCGCTGGGGGCCGGCCCCTCGCTTCCACCGCTGCTCATTGCGCCCTCGGCCTGA
- a CDS encoding DUF3553 domain-containing protein, producing MHGIEPGMRVLHPQRPEWGVGQVQSVVGDRVTVNFEHAGKLLVNLAVIALEQVEA from the coding sequence ATGCACGGAATTGAGCCAGGAATGCGGGTCCTCCACCCGCAGCGCCCCGAATGGGGTGTGGGCCAGGTGCAGTCGGTTGTCGGAGACCGCGTCACGGTCAACTTCGAACATGCGGGCAAGTTGCTGGTGAACCTGGCCGTCATCGCCCTGGAGCAGGTCGAGGCTTGA
- a CDS encoding sulfite exporter TauE/SafE family protein translates to MSALWAASVELLRDWPIWAAALATAVAGLMRGYAGFGTAVLLAPIYSVLWGPRAGVPVMLMMELVVSLQLLPRAFKDADTRVILPIGGAAALATPLGAVVLLTAEPDLLRRCIGGFVLVFGMLLLSGWRYHGSRPLGLNLLVGTSAGLLKGATGMSGPPVILYLLAGPEEAKRHRANLILFFALIAVVSILGPLWFGMITAAVLAKLLLLLPVLLACVPIGARLFHLVPQRFYKRFALVVLLAAGSIALLA, encoded by the coding sequence TTGAGCGCGCTCTGGGCGGCATCGGTCGAATTGCTGCGCGACTGGCCGATCTGGGCGGCGGCGCTGGCCACGGCGGTGGCCGGGCTGATGCGCGGCTATGCCGGCTTCGGTACGGCGGTGCTGCTGGCGCCGATCTATTCGGTGCTCTGGGGCCCACGCGCCGGCGTGCCGGTGATGCTGATGATGGAGCTGGTCGTCTCCCTGCAACTGCTGCCGCGTGCCTTCAAGGACGCCGATACCAGGGTGATCCTGCCCATCGGTGGCGCCGCCGCCTTGGCCACGCCGCTGGGTGCCGTGGTCCTGCTGACGGCGGAGCCTGACCTGTTGCGCCGCTGCATTGGCGGGTTCGTGCTGGTGTTCGGCATGCTGCTGCTCTCCGGCTGGCGCTATCACGGCAGCCGGCCGCTGGGGCTCAATCTCCTCGTCGGCACCAGTGCCGGGTTGCTGAAGGGCGCCACCGGCATGAGTGGACCGCCGGTGATCCTTTACCTTCTGGCAGGGCCCGAGGAGGCCAAGCGGCACCGGGCGAACCTGATCCTGTTCTTTGCCCTGATCGCGGTGGTGTCCATCCTGGGGCCGCTCTGGTTCGGGATGATCACCGCCGCCGTGCTGGCCAAGCTGCTGCTTCTGCTGCCGGTGCTGCTGGCCTGCGTGCCTATCGGGGCGCGGCTGTTTCACCTGGTTCCGCAGCGCTTCTACAAGCGCTTCGCGTTGGTCGTGCTGTTGGCGGCAGGGAGCATCGCCCTGCTGGCGTGA
- a CDS encoding 2-dehydropantoate 2-reductase, producing MKICVFGAGAIGGLMAAKIAAANSAEVTIIARGPHLAAMQANGLKLISDGAETIIHPRCVATAEEAGVQDAVIVTLKAHSLAGAARQMQPLLGPETAIVSAVNGIPWWYFYKFGGTHDGRRVESVDAGGEVSALLAPERAIGCIVYPAADVPEPGVIQHTYGDRFTLGEPSGERTPRIEAVAKALVAAGFKAPIRPKIRDEIWVKLWGNLAFNPISALTFNTLDQLTGDAGQREVARNMMLEAQAIGEALGVRFAIDVDKRIAGAAEVGAHRTSMLQDLERGRPMEIEALLGVIVEFAELTQLPAPTCRTVLALVRARARAAGL from the coding sequence ATGAAGATTTGCGTGTTTGGCGCTGGCGCCATCGGCGGGTTGATGGCGGCAAAGATCGCCGCGGCGAATTCCGCCGAGGTCACGATCATCGCGCGCGGCCCGCATCTGGCGGCCATGCAGGCGAATGGCCTGAAGCTGATCAGCGATGGTGCTGAGACCATCATCCACCCGCGCTGCGTCGCCACCGCCGAGGAAGCGGGCGTGCAGGATGCGGTGATCGTGACGCTCAAGGCGCATTCACTGGCGGGGGCGGCGCGGCAGATGCAACCGCTGCTGGGGCCGGAGACCGCCATCGTCTCCGCCGTGAACGGCATCCCCTGGTGGTATTTCTACAAATTCGGCGGCACCCATGATGGCCGCCGCGTAGAAAGCGTGGATGCGGGGGGCGAGGTCTCGGCCCTGCTGGCGCCGGAGCGTGCCATCGGCTGCATCGTCTATCCCGCCGCCGATGTGCCGGAACCCGGCGTGATCCAGCACACCTATGGCGACCGCTTCACCCTGGGCGAGCCCTCGGGCGAGCGCACGCCGCGCATCGAGGCCGTGGCCAAGGCGCTTGTGGCGGCCGGCTTCAAGGCGCCGATCCGGCCCAAGATCCGCGATGAGATCTGGGTGAAGCTCTGGGGCAACCTGGCCTTCAACCCGATCTCGGCACTGACCTTCAACACGCTCGACCAGTTGACCGGTGACGCTGGCCAGCGGGAGGTGGCGCGCAACATGATGCTGGAGGCGCAGGCCATCGGCGAAGCGCTGGGCGTTCGCTTCGCGATTGACGTGGACAAGCGCATTGCGGGCGCCGCCGAAGTGGGCGCCCATCGCACCTCCATGCTCCAGGATCTGGAGCGCGGCCGGCCAATGGAAATCGAGGCCCTGCTCGGCGTGATCGTGGAATTCGCGGAGTTGACGCAACTGCCCGCGCCGACCTGCCGCACGGTGCTGGCGCTGGTGCGGGCACGTGCCAGGGCGGCCGGGCTGTAG
- a CDS encoding acyl--CoA ligase has protein sequence MSAISNLGELLQRGPAARPALRAPGRPALTHEGLRELAASTVATLNARGIGRGDRVAIVLPNGPEMAAAFLCVAAGASTAPLNPGYKGDEFTFYLDDLKPKAIIVQQGDATPARASAEGLGIPVLELTPGEAAGSFTLAGGTPGTAARPGMAEADDEALVLHTSGTTARPKIVPLSQRNITASAQHIGAALELSQNDACLNIMPLFHIHGLIAAVLSSIAAGGAVCCTGGFDALKFFRLLDEERPSWYTAVPTMHQTILSRAERNADIIERAKLRFIRSSSASLPGPVMEAMEATFGCPLVESYGMTEAAHQMASNPLHGKRKPGAVGLPAGPEVRIMTDEGVFLPQGEIGEVVIRGPNVTAGYEANPEANAKAFTNGWFRTGDQGMLDADGYLQLTGRLKELINRGGEKVSPLEVDGVLSAHAAVAQALTFAIPHSKLGEEVGAAVVLREGAELTERELRDFAAKYLADFKVPRKVVFLPEIPKGATGKLMRIGLAEKLGLSL, from the coding sequence ATGAGTGCGATCAGCAACCTCGGTGAATTGTTGCAGCGCGGCCCCGCCGCCCGGCCCGCGCTGCGCGCCCCAGGCCGGCCGGCACTGACGCATGAGGGTCTGCGGGAGCTGGCCGCCAGCACCGTCGCCACGCTGAACGCCCGTGGCATCGGGCGCGGCGACCGCGTCGCCATCGTGCTGCCCAATGGCCCGGAAATGGCCGCCGCCTTCCTCTGCGTGGCGGCCGGCGCCTCCACCGCGCCGCTCAACCCCGGCTACAAGGGCGATGAATTCACCTTCTACCTGGATGATCTGAAGCCCAAGGCCATCATCGTGCAGCAGGGCGATGCCACGCCTGCCCGCGCCTCGGCCGAAGGGCTCGGCATCCCCGTGCTGGAACTCACCCCCGGTGAGGCCGCGGGCAGCTTTACCCTCGCGGGCGGCACACCCGGCACCGCTGCGCGCCCCGGCATGGCCGAAGCGGATGACGAGGCGCTGGTGCTGCACACCTCCGGCACCACGGCGCGGCCGAAGATCGTGCCGCTCAGCCAGCGCAACATCACGGCCTCCGCCCAGCATATCGGCGCCGCGCTGGAGCTCTCCCAGAATGATGCCTGCCTGAACATCATGCCGCTGTTTCACATCCATGGCCTGATCGCGGCGGTGCTTTCCAGCATCGCGGCGGGCGGCGCCGTCTGCTGCACCGGCGGCTTCGACGCGCTGAAATTCTTCCGCCTGCTCGATGAGGAACGGCCCAGCTGGTACACGGCGGTGCCGACGATGCACCAGACCATCCTCAGCCGCGCCGAGCGCAATGCGGACATCATCGAACGCGCGAAGCTGCGCTTCATCCGCTCCTCCTCCGCCTCGCTGCCGGGGCCCGTGATGGAGGCGATGGAAGCCACCTTTGGCTGCCCGCTGGTCGAGAGCTACGGCATGACGGAAGCCGCGCACCAGATGGCCTCCAACCCGCTGCATGGCAAACGCAAGCCGGGGGCGGTGGGCCTGCCCGCCGGCCCGGAAGTCCGCATCATGACCGATGAAGGCGTCTTCCTGCCGCAAGGCGAAATCGGCGAGGTGGTGATCCGCGGCCCCAACGTGACCGCCGGCTACGAAGCCAATCCGGAAGCCAATGCCAAGGCCTTCACGAATGGCTGGTTCCGCACCGGGGATCAGGGGATGCTGGATGCCGATGGCTATCTGCAACTCACCGGCCGCCTCAAGGAACTCATCAACCGCGGTGGCGAGAAGGTGAGCCCGCTGGAGGTGGATGGCGTGCTTTCCGCCCATGCCGCCGTCGCGCAGGCACTCACCTTCGCCATCCCGCACAGCAAGCTGGGCGAGGAAGTAGGTGCCGCCGTGGTGCTGCGCGAAGGTGCCGAATTGACGGAGCGCGAGTTGCGCGACTTCGCCGCCAAATACCTGGCCGATTTCAAGGTGCCGCGCAAAGTGGTCTTCCTGCCGGAAATTCCGAAGGGCGCCACCGGCAAGCTGATGCGCATCGGCCTCGCGGAGAAGCTGGGGCTCAGTCTCTGA
- a CDS encoding tripartite tricarboxylate transporter substrate-binding protein, which translates to MILSRRQLPILGSGLVLSAPALAQRGWEPQRPVQFIVPAGTGGGADQMARIIQGIVTKHSLMRQPMMVVNKAGGAGAEGFLEARSARGNPHMLIISLSNLFTTPMSTGIPFTWRDLTPVKMMALDEFVLWVNASSPWTTLAEFVEAAKTQRIRLGGTGSRQEDQIIAVAMQRAMGTEFIYVPFRGGGEVATQLVGNHIQATVNNPIEAVTHWRAGTLRPLCVFDSRRLPGEGRITETQGWQDIPTCKEAGLDVEYLMLRGIFAAPGITAPQIAFYTDLLNRVTQTPEWRDLMATGAFNTTTMTGAPFVEWLTREEARHRSLMQEAGFLAASGG; encoded by the coding sequence ATGATTCTCAGCCGCCGCCAATTGCCGATCCTTGGATCCGGGCTTGTCCTCTCGGCGCCCGCGCTGGCGCAGCGTGGCTGGGAGCCGCAGCGGCCCGTGCAATTCATCGTTCCCGCCGGCACAGGTGGCGGGGCCGACCAGATGGCGCGCATCATCCAGGGCATCGTCACCAAGCACAGCCTGATGCGTCAGCCCATGATGGTGGTGAACAAGGCGGGCGGTGCCGGTGCGGAGGGCTTCCTCGAAGCGCGCAGTGCGCGCGGCAACCCGCATATGCTGATCATCAGCCTGTCCAACCTTTTCACCACGCCGATGTCCACCGGCATCCCCTTCACCTGGCGGGACCTGACGCCGGTAAAGATGATGGCGCTGGATGAATTCGTGCTCTGGGTGAATGCGTCCTCGCCCTGGACCACGCTGGCGGAGTTCGTCGAAGCAGCGAAAACCCAGCGCATCCGCCTGGGCGGCACCGGTTCGCGCCAGGAAGACCAGATCATCGCCGTCGCCATGCAGCGCGCCATGGGCACGGAGTTCATCTACGTGCCCTTCCGTGGCGGTGGTGAGGTCGCGACGCAGCTGGTCGGCAACCACATCCAGGCCACGGTGAACAACCCGATCGAGGCGGTGACGCATTGGCGGGCGGGCACGCTGCGCCCGCTTTGCGTCTTTGACAGCCGCCGCCTGCCGGGCGAGGGCCGCATCACCGAAACCCAGGGCTGGCAGGATATTCCCACCTGCAAGGAGGCCGGGCTGGATGTCGAATACCTCATGCTGCGCGGCATCTTCGCCGCGCCCGGCATCACCGCCCCGCAGATCGCCTTCTACACCGACCTGCTCAACCGCGTGACCCAGACGCCCGAATGGCGGGACCTGATGGCCACCGGCGCCTTCAACACCACGACGATGACGGGTGCGCCCTTCGTCGAGTGGCTGACGCGCGAGGAAGCGCGGCACCGTTCCCTGATGCAGGAGGCCGGATTCCTGGCCGCTTCCGGAGGCTGA
- a CDS encoding tripartite tricarboxylate transporter TctB family protein: MSVTTGNDTLIEAAAERGPSMKGMEIATAVALMTLGGIAIMDSLRIGAGWGADGPQSGYFPFWLGLILMAASFVNLAMALRPRVKSAGALFATWPQLRMVGSVLLPTTIYVAVIPFAGIYVSSALLIAFFMIRFGEFRSIVSFPSGALAAGVAFAIFELWFLVALPKGPLETYLGY; this comes from the coding sequence ATGAGCGTGACGACTGGCAACGACACCCTGATCGAAGCGGCGGCCGAGCGCGGCCCGAGCATGAAGGGCATGGAGATCGCGACCGCCGTCGCCCTCATGACCCTGGGCGGCATCGCCATCATGGACAGCCTGCGCATTGGCGCCGGCTGGGGTGCCGATGGCCCGCAATCGGGCTATTTTCCCTTCTGGCTCGGCCTCATCCTGATGGCGGCGAGTTTCGTCAATCTCGCAATGGCGCTCAGGCCCCGCGTCAAATCGGCGGGCGCGCTCTTTGCCACCTGGCCGCAATTGCGCATGGTGGGTTCCGTGCTGCTGCCAACCACGATCTATGTCGCGGTGATCCCCTTCGCCGGGATCTATGTCAGCTCCGCGCTGCTGATCGCCTTCTTCATGATCCGCTTCGGCGAGTTCCGCTCCATCGTCTCCTTCCCCTCGGGCGCGCTGGCGGCCGGGGTGGCCTTCGCCATCTTCGAGCTGTGGTTCCTGGTGGCGCTGCCCAAGGGCCCGCTTGAGACCTATCTGGGCTACTAG
- a CDS encoding tripartite tricarboxylate transporter permease — protein MEEIGLLMQGFAVALQPENIVLMVAGIVLGVLIGVLPGLGGANGIAILLPLTFALPPVSAIILLSCIYWGALFGGAITSILFNIPGEPWSVATTFDGYPMAQQGRAGEALVAAFTSSFVGAFIAVLMITFVAPLVAQFALQFGPPEFFAVMFLSFACFIGLSKGSPFKALAAMMFGFLLAGVGLDGVTGQLRMTFGSMELMRGVDFLVVVIGLFGLSEIFQSIEEGLRFKGQSAKITLRTMLKTWSELPRHWWLFIRSSVIGCWMGITPAGATPASFMSYGMARRMATDKDSFGKGRVEGVIAPETAAHAAGTAALLPMLSLGVPGSPTAAVLLGGLIMWGLQPGPMLFVEQKDFVWGLIASMYIGNIVGLIIVLAAVPWFAMILRVPFSIIAAIILMVCAIGAYTVNSAEFDVVLMLIFGVIGYVMKKLDYPLAPLVLALVLGDRTEESFRQALLISEGSLAVFFSNWLVGGIMVAGLTLMFYPAISALMAKLRPSPA, from the coding sequence ATGGAAGAAATCGGTCTGCTGATGCAGGGCTTCGCGGTCGCCTTGCAGCCGGAGAACATTGTTCTCATGGTCGCGGGCATCGTGCTCGGCGTCTTGATCGGCGTGCTGCCGGGCCTGGGCGGGGCGAATGGCATCGCCATCCTGCTGCCGCTGACCTTCGCCTTGCCGCCGGTCAGCGCCATCATCCTGCTCTCCTGCATCTATTGGGGTGCGTTGTTCGGGGGTGCGATCACCTCCATCCTGTTCAATATCCCGGGCGAGCCCTGGTCCGTCGCCACCACCTTCGACGGCTATCCCATGGCGCAGCAGGGCCGCGCGGGCGAGGCGCTGGTGGCGGCCTTCACCTCCAGCTTCGTCGGCGCCTTCATCGCCGTGCTGATGATCACTTTCGTGGCGCCGCTGGTCGCGCAATTCGCGCTGCAATTCGGCCCGCCGGAATTCTTCGCGGTGATGTTCCTGTCGTTTGCCTGCTTCATCGGCCTCTCCAAGGGTTCGCCCTTCAAGGCGCTGGCCGCGATGATGTTCGGCTTCCTGCTGGCCGGCGTGGGCCTGGATGGCGTCACGGGCCAGTTGCGCATGACCTTCGGCTCGATGGAACTGATGCGCGGCGTGGATTTCCTCGTCGTCGTGATCGGCCTGTTTGGCCTCTCCGAGATCTTCCAATCCATCGAGGAAGGGCTGCGCTTCAAGGGGCAATCCGCGAAGATCACGCTGCGGACCATGCTGAAAACCTGGTCGGAACTGCCACGGCATTGGTGGCTCTTCATCCGCTCCTCCGTGATCGGCTGCTGGATGGGCATCACGCCGGCCGGCGCCACGCCGGCCAGCTTCATGAGCTACGGCATGGCGCGCCGCATGGCGACCGACAAGGACAGTTTCGGCAAGGGCCGCGTCGAGGGCGTGATCGCGCCCGAGACGGCCGCCCATGCCGCGGGAACGGCAGCGCTGCTGCCCATGCTCTCGCTCGGCGTGCCAGGCTCGCCTACGGCAGCGGTGCTGCTGGGTGGACTCATCATGTGGGGCTTGCAGCCCGGGCCGATGCTGTTCGTCGAGCAGAAGGATTTCGTCTGGGGGCTGATCGCCTCGATGTATATCGGCAATATCGTGGGGCTGATCATCGTGCTGGCCGCCGTGCCCTGGTTCGCGATGATCCTGCGCGTGCCCTTCTCCATCATCGCCGCCATCATCCTGATGGTCTGCGCCATCGGCGCCTATACGGTGAACAGCGCGGAGTTCGACGTGGTGCTGATGCTGATCTTCGGCGTCATCGGCTATGTCATGAAGAAGCTGGATTACCCGCTGGCGCCGCTGGTGCTGGCCCTGGTGCTGGGTGATCGGACGGAGGAAAGCTTCCGCCAGGCGCTGCTGATCAGCGAGGGGTCGCTGGCGGTGTTCTTCTCGAACTGGCTGGTGGGCGGCATCATGGTGGCGGGGTTGACGCTGATGTTCTACCCGGCGATCAGCGCCCTCATGGCGAAGCTGCGGCCAAGCCCGGCCTGA
- a CDS encoding GNAT family N-acetyltransferase, which translates to MTEVKITPLAERHRADWEALYAGYAAFYKVTQTAEMRAKVWSWIMDPAHETKALVAEDAAGRAVGLAHYRPFARPLSASTGGFLDDLFVDPSQRGLRVADALIEALSRIGREKGWTVIRWITADDNYRGRGVYDRLAKRTLWITYDKTL; encoded by the coding sequence ATGACTGAGGTGAAGATCACCCCGCTGGCAGAACGCCACCGCGCCGATTGGGAGGCGCTCTATGCCGGCTACGCCGCCTTCTACAAGGTCACGCAGACTGCCGAGATGCGCGCCAAGGTCTGGTCCTGGATCATGGACCCCGCGCATGAAACCAAGGCCCTGGTGGCCGAGGACGCGGCCGGCCGCGCCGTGGGCCTGGCGCATTACCGCCCGTTCGCGCGGCCGCTCTCGGCCAGCACGGGCGGCTTTCTCGATGACCTGTTTGTGGACCCTTCGCAGCGTGGCCTTCGCGTGGCGGATGCGTTGATCGAGGCCCTCTCGCGGATTGGGCGCGAGAAGGGCTGGACTGTCATCCGCTGGATCACCGCGGATGACAATTATCGCGGCCGTGGCGTCTATGACCGCCTGGCGAAGCGCACCTTATGGATCACCTACGACAAGACGCTTTGA
- a CDS encoding cupin domain-containing protein, translating into MTPFIFAAAMAATSPLEPGRASARIFSQGSMQLRWYAPRSTDGQEPHTQDEIYVVVSGQGQFRRGEDLLPFGAGDAIFVPAGIPHRFEAFSDDLGVWVVFYGPQGGEHD; encoded by the coding sequence GTGACGCCCTTCATCTTCGCGGCGGCGATGGCCGCCACCAGCCCGCTCGAACCCGGCCGGGCCTCGGCGCGCATTTTCAGCCAGGGCAGCATGCAACTGCGCTGGTACGCGCCGCGCAGCACGGATGGGCAGGAACCGCACACCCAGGACGAAATCTACGTCGTGGTGAGCGGGCAGGGGCAATTCCGGCGCGGTGAGGACCTGCTGCCCTTCGGCGCGGGCGACGCCATCTTTGTGCCCGCCGGCATTCCCCATCGCTTCGAGGCATTTTCCGACGATCTGGGCGTCTGGGTCGTCTTCTACGGACCACAGGGAGGCGAGCATGACTGA